Within the Hevea brasiliensis isolate MT/VB/25A 57/8 chromosome 2, ASM3005281v1, whole genome shotgun sequence genome, the region ctcatttttttaattaaattttcatcaatatttgttcacattttaagtcatataattcacctacttaaattaacaagtcagtcaaaaatcttctctgaaggtgaaatgactagcccttcattttgcttaatgAGCCAAAACTATCTGTACCGattttaaaaattctcctaatctTTTCTTGACATTCTGATGCTACTTAGGGGGCCGTAACTCTTCTTtggcatcccagaaattatttcacgggatttttctcgggtttagggctactagctgtgaagataGCATCTTTCCGTTttgtcacccatcaccggggtaccggctcatttaacttcattgcattttattgcttaattttttctaaatttttccttgccattatttgggttatttataactcttcactctagtttacatatagttccagtcacTCTAGCTCTCCGGACAGCcattggtcactagaacagtaaaatgtacggaactacctaaagtgagggcgttacattaatcaccaagtaaaatgtgatttaattgattaattaaagagtttaattgattaattaaataggtttagtttgcaatgtgattgtaaagtccttagcatggcttcaaatcaaatctaggttattgaatgtatagtacaagttaaatttatatttaaagtgtttaaatatgaatttaattgcgagaaattaattaatgaagattaattaattaatttatatttgatataaattaattagaagagaaaaaataattattttgggttgagaactcaaaattaaaacgtaagggtaatttggtcatttcacatggtgacacgtggcacaatgagatgtgacacatggcatcatataagtttgtcatttgtctttctatcatgcaaggtgatcaaagtcaagattaagtctagctttgacacttggcttaatgtgattaagtcaattaaaaataagatgcaatgtggtggtgatatgtggcaaagaatttaagtgattatttgacctaagtatataaagtgAAGTTATAAGAAAAATCAGCCACCTCTCATTTCTCTCTTATATGTGACGGCATAAAGGGTTCTTCAtctcctcttttcttttctcacttgattcaaagaaaaatccaTTGGTTTCTTTGAatttaaattgctagaaattgtttctagtgttctatacacACAATAACCTCTCCAAAAGCAGAactccaaattataattggttggcaaaagcTTGAGAAGCAATATTGGgggtgccattggtgatcttggtgtggacaagctagagggatgatacttggggtcctaggagcttcctaaagtTGTCAATtgtatccatagtgcatcaaagaggtagTGCTCAAATTCCTCTtttaaattagggtttaattgaattaatttaattcacaattttgaatggcaaatgaagatcctaatacatattaaaagtgttttaatatgcaattgagcattaaaattaattaggcagataagagatgtggcatgatgtataaaaccctagaagaaaaattttgaaattcaatactCCAATGCATCAAttatcatgcttccgctccttcataaaCTTCATTGACTTTCTAGCTAATAACTTAAATATTAcaaatgatttaattaaaaaataaattacatatCATAACATTTaataaaacatataaaaataattatacgaATAACATATAACTATGACTAATTGTTAGataattaaattataagtaatgtaaatataaattaaaatatgtaattatataaGAATATATGATTTATTAccattataatttaataaatagtgTGAATAACATATAACTATGACTAATTGTTAGataattaaattataagtaatgtaattataaattaaaatatgtaattatataaGAATATATGATTTATTAccattataatttaataaatagtgtcattataattattaatttaattattttgtgagttaatttgttaaaaaattatatatattatcttGTAATTTGATTTTGACTCATTAAACTCCGTGAATTGAGCTTAAGCTCACAATTTTAATACACAACTAAATACGAGTCAAACtcacaaatttaataaataattgagTTCGTAAACTTTAATAAATGGGTTAGTTAAAAACTAATATGAgcctcataaaatttaaatgagTGAACTTAAGTTTTAAATTTGAATTCAAGTCGTATTTAaacttattataaatttaatgagccaagtttaaatttttagtaaaaattaaactggtttaaatattaaaaaaatacaaaagcCAAAATAAGCTTTCTTTTTGTTATTGTCTCCCTGCTCCAACATACACTATCCCGCTTCCACTTTcctatttattttctttaaagtTTCTCTTCATGCTTATTTTTAgcattagttaaaaaaaaaaaaaatcttataataAATACCAGTTAATCAAGTGAAAAAAATACAGCCTGTCTTTTCTGGTATGACGGTGAAATATGCAGGAAAACTTATACTGCCGTTTCTTCTCTTAATTCTTCTATTTTCCTTATTAAATTTCAAATCaatgaatttattttaaaatccacATGCCCattcttaattaaaatataattaaaaattgatgaaatatttattaatatattattaacttaaaatttaatttattatttatctgAATAAAATAACTAATTAATGATTAATCCTTAAAAATATAAATCACttaaaaagaaatataaaaatACTTTTGTACATTTGAATGTACCAAAAAAAAAAGTTGTAAATGCATTTAAAAATTTAACGCATTTGGCTATTATGTGTTTTTCTTCTCTCATAgttaaattgaataaatttaagttttaatatgtataattttttttaatataattgactttaTTTAAACTTAAAATTCACGAGAGGACTCATGTATgattaattaaaattcatttgttaaaattttaaaatattaattgagtcttaaaaaaaaattcgaccttaattattaaaattaaaaaaaaaataaacaaaaacgttttttttgttttttggaTTATAATCGAACACACTTTATATCCAAACGAAGCGCTCCAAACGTAGCATAGGTCACATCTTAAGTTCAAACCCAATTGCTCTGATCGGGCACAGCCATGTCTGGTTCAACGGTGTCGATCACTGCGAACCCTGCGGCTCGGCGGAGACCGCTCGTCGTCGGTGAGACGAAGACCAACAATATTGATTTTTTACCCAATGAAGCGCAAATTAATGGCGGCGATCTTGCTATTAACAATGTTATAGGCAATGATAAACTCGCGGCCTCTCACAGTAAGGATGTAAGCCACCATTCCATTCGGGGTGAGGCCGCTCTGGAAAGATCCTCGAAAGATTTGGCTCAAGTCAAGAGGAACAACGCCATGGCAAATTCCACCGTTTCGCCTCGAAGGACTCGTAAAGTGGTCGCCAAGCCCGAGAAGGGCAGGTGGCAAACGGTGTTTAGTGTTTTCACCAAGAATTTTGTGCTTTTGCTCGTGTTAATAGGGTTGGTGCAGATGGTTAGGAGGCTGGCTCTGAAACCAGGGGATTATTCTACATCGGGGACACAATTGGGATTATCGGAGTTTGAGGCCCGAATTGCGGAAGTTGAATCGTTTCTGAAGACTACTGTGAAAATGATTCAGGTTCAAGTGGAGGTTGTCGATGCGAAGATTGAAAACGAGGTTGGAGGGTTAAGGAGGGAAATGGACAAGAAGATTGACGCCAAAAGTGTATTTTTGGAGAGTGAGTTGAGGCAATTAGTAGCTAGAAATGAAGAACTGGAGAAGTCAATGGGTGAGTTAAAGGCTGTGGGCTGGTTGTCCAAGGAGGACTTCAAAAAGTTTTATGAGGAGTTGAAGAAGCAACAGGGCAGTGAACTTGGTGAAAGTAATGTAAGTTTGGATAAAATTAGGACATATGCGAGGGAGATAGTGGAGAGGGAAATTGAGAAGCACGCTGCAGATGGGCTGGGAAGGGGGGACTATGCACTGGCATCTGGTGGGGCAATGGTTGTGAAACACTCAGAGCCGTATATGGCTGGGAAGGGAAGCAGCTGGTTCTTGATGAGTGGCCGAAGTGGTATTCATCCTGATGCGGTTAAGATGTTGAAACCAAGCTTTGGAGAGCCTGGGCAGTGCTTTCCACTCAAAGGAAGTAGAGGATTCGTTCAAATTAGGCTTCGAACAGCTATCATTTCTGAGGCTGTTACTCTGGAACATGTTGCTAAGGTAATTCTTTTTAAATCACTATATGTCTTTCTGTTGTTGTGAAGTGTTGGCAGTTGTAAAGACTCATAGTTGTTTAAATTGTTAAGACGTTGCAGTTGAGTTTTACAGTTTTTTGATGTTTATAATCCTCTCatgtttataaattttgattctaTAACCTTAATGTGATGCTTCTTGGTTGCTACAGATCTTTTATTGTGTACTATTTTAGTGATCAATTTGACAATATTTGTTTTAAACTAATAGTTAAAATACAATGATTTACACATGCAACCAAGAGAGTTGATATATTCAAGTAGCCTATTTGCATTTGTAAGTTTGGCTAGTGCTGCCTATGCTTATTCTTTAGGATGATGGAATATTAATCACAGATCAACTGGGAATGAAAATCTTTTTGTGTTGACCATTATATGAAATGTGGTATAGTTGGTCTGGAGTTGTATGATTTGTATGACTAGCAGACATTAGAATTCATTTGCAGATAGGATGACTTTGTCGTCATTTTTGGATGGGAAAATTGAGtccactcaactcaactaaactacacctttatcccaaaaatttggggtcgtctatatggattcgctttctccactttaaacgattttgggttaaatcctcagaaatgtgtaatgctactaggtcatgttgtactattctcctccaagtcaatttaggtctactcctttttttctttctatcctcttgtctaactggagcctgcctccgtatgtctacgcttcacatgaccaaaccacctcaatctcccttctctcaacttatcttcaattggcaccacttctaccttttctctaatactctcattacggactttatctaatctagtcCGTAAATTGAGTCTGCTGACTGGAATTTTGTACATTTAAGAGGACTAGATTTACAAATGATAAATAATAGTAGCGTGGAGGTTCAGCAATAAGAATAGAATTATTTAGAAAAGTCAACTAGTATGTTGGAGGGAAGTGTTGTTTGTGGCAGTTACTGAGATTGCAGTTGCTATTGGTGGGAATCTGAGTATAAATGAGCTGGAGAAGCTCTTTGTAAGGCATTCCAAGACATTTTCAATGAAGATTCTATTCTTCTCTTGATGTCAACAATTCAATAGGGAAAGACCACAGATCTTGATGTTAAAAAGGTTACTGTCTATTTTGAGGACACTGTAATTTTTCATGGTGGTGGAGATAAGAAGGATGAAAGATGTGAGCAGCTGTGGGCATCAATGGGAAAGGGTACTGCAAAGGTTGACAGGGAGAAAGCACAAGAAAGGAAGAGGAAGCTGATGGCAGAAATAGGATAAAAAAGATGTTGAGAATGTTGATAATGGTGAGAACATTGAAGTCTTTAACAATGAAGAGGACAGAAAATTTTATGACGAAAGAAAATGTGGGAAAAATTATTGGAATTCTAGTGGTAGTATATTTGAGTTGAGGTCTCGTAAAAATGATACTTAGGGGGAATCAGTTTGAAATTTGGAGACGAAGgaagaaaataaaatcattaCACTTCATGAATATAAGTGCTGTCAGGCCCTTGCTGCAGCTGCCTGTTTACCAAATGAACCTGCAAAAGttgctgcttttcttcttcttcttcccttttttttttattgaaaaaggggggggggggggaatgcaTGTATGATCTCTTTTGGTCTACAATTGCTGCAATTAATCATCACTAGCAAGTTCTCCAAGGTATTATTCAATGAACCAACTTACCAGCTGAAGATGCCACTTGAGAAGACAGAACCTTCATTCAGGCTCAGTTTCAGACTTTGATCATTCTTGGGGAAAAGAATGCACTCATAGAGGGGGTATTGTCACATATAAGAGGACtagatttaaaataataaatatgttatggaaagtcaatcactatattatttctctgtatattttgtattctgtatttctatttagaatttcttatttaggatttattCCTAATCAGTAGAAcgcaattataggaatcaattgtatatatatacccatatacagattaattgaaattaaggagaatcgtcTCTTTCTACAtaatatcagagcaggtcatctatctagggtgactatttgttctcaccacctagCTCAGGAGAGActttggccgccgaccggccgtttcaactctgatcaacatcgccggcgtcgcctcaaccccctcattccgccactgtgtgctgttgcctgattcagtacaccattaaaggacttctaaggtttggctctcagatcctatttcggtatgcttgatttgtgattttggattattttgctattgtaagcactttggattagcgttttgtttagttttctttgtctcaacaaatagtagacaataagaatgttatttctgatgtgattccggtgatgactaagattacggaacacaaacttaatggttcgaattatttGGAGTGAAGTATGATTGTTAGGGTCTATTGGTGTAGCATTGATAAGAATGATCactttactaaagatccacctactgatgatacacgacaaacttggctaagggataacattgataaggatgatcaccttactaaagatccacctactgatgatacgcGACAAATTTGGCTAAGGGATGATTCTCGatttttttgcagcttcggaattcgattcacagtgaggtaattagtttaattaatcattgtgaatttgttaaggaattgatggattacttagattttctgtattctgataaagggaatatctcccgtatttatgatgtttgtaaggcattctaccgtgctgagaaaaggataagtctctcacggcttattttatggattttaaatgggcttcatccccttttgagttagttcattctgatatttggagtccttgttctgttacttctaaaactggatttcgttattttgttacttttgttgatgattactctcgtgttacctagttatatttaatgaagaatcgttctgagttgttttctatcttttgtgccttttgtaatgaaatcaaaactcaatttaatatttctgtgagcatatt harbors:
- the LOC110663800 gene encoding SUN domain-containing protein 1: MSGSTVSITANPAARRRPLVVGETKTNNIDFLPNEAQINGGDLAINNVIGNDKLAASHSKDVSHHSIRGEAALERSSKDLAQVKRNNAMANSTVSPRRTRKVVAKPEKGRWQTVFSVFTKNFVLLLVLIGLVQMVRRLALKPGDYSTSGTQLGLSEFEARIAEVESFLKTTVKMIQVQVEVVDAKIENEVGGLRREMDKKIDAKSVFLESELRQLVARNEELEKSMGELKAVGWLSKEDFKKFYEELKKQQGSELGESNVSLDKIRTYAREIVEREIEKHAADGLGRGDYALASGGAMVVKHSEPYMAGKGSSWFLMSGRSGIHPDAVKMLKPSFGEPGQCFPLKGSRGFVQIRLRTAIISEAVTLEHVAKSVAYDRSSAPKDCRVSGWLQGNDIDLAIHIEKMFLLTEFTYDLDKSNAQTFAVLDSAASRVVDTVRLDFVSNHGSSSHTCIYRLRVHGYEPDSVSVMTMEY